The following coding sequences lie in one Synechococcus sp. PCC 7336 genomic window:
- a CDS encoding DUF2996 domain-containing protein: MAEESKPVVSESKPAEDKTAKPSASQKPAAKKKKAKEPEKPFEQAIAEDVIPGTVAAFKARGVDDLELVFEDSTLKGKFAGDRREFNVIFSEPELTASKAFTCTTDRAPISTVESFMIDERKAPAELIVFYIVQRIYAQQWI, from the coding sequence ATGGCTGAAGAGTCAAAGCCAGTAGTGTCCGAATCCAAGCCTGCGGAAGACAAGACTGCTAAGCCGTCGGCCAGTCAGAAGCCTGCAGCTAAAAAGAAAAAAGCCAAAGAACCCGAGAAACCCTTCGAGCAGGCGATCGCCGAAGATGTCATTCCCGGTACCGTAGCTGCGTTTAAAGCCCGTGGCGTTGACGATCTAGAGCTAGTTTTTGAAGACAGCACCCTCAAGGGGAAATTTGCTGGCGATCGCCGCGAATTTAACGTAATTTTCAGCGAACCCGAGCTGACGGCGTCGAAAGCCTTCACCTGTACCACTGACAGAGCTCCCATCAGCACGGTGGAGTCGTTCATGATTGACGAGCGCAAAGCGCCTGCCGAGCTGATCGTGTTTTACATCGTTCAGCGCATCTACGCGCAGCAGTGGATCTAG
- a CDS encoding Uma2 family endonuclease, translating into MIAIARPHTEPVYPVRDDEPLAESYAHLYAILTILEALRQHVSGRRATVLANQFLYYAQGFPKLRVAPDVMVIFDVEPGGRDCYKVWEESKAPTVIFEITSASTSKQDFESKKHLYESLEVQEYWLFDPKGDWIEGQLLGYQLVGDDYAPITDKRSERLQLRLEVEGDRLSFYREDTGEKLLVSDELVLALQEATAAKVETQQQLEATQQALEQELQQRAETEALLDRYRQQFGDLPEE; encoded by the coding sequence ATGATTGCCATTGCTCGACCCCATACCGAGCCTGTTTATCCAGTCAGGGATGACGAGCCCTTGGCCGAAAGCTACGCCCACCTTTATGCCATTCTGACGATCCTCGAAGCCCTGCGGCAGCACGTGAGCGGACGTCGGGCCACAGTTTTGGCCAACCAGTTTTTGTACTACGCCCAAGGCTTTCCCAAATTACGGGTGGCTCCCGATGTGATGGTTATCTTCGATGTGGAGCCGGGAGGGAGAGACTGCTATAAGGTATGGGAAGAGAGTAAGGCACCTACCGTTATCTTTGAAATCACCTCTGCCAGTACGAGCAAGCAAGACTTTGAGAGCAAAAAGCATCTCTACGAAAGTTTGGAGGTGCAAGAGTATTGGCTCTTCGATCCGAAAGGGGATTGGATTGAAGGGCAATTGCTCGGCTACCAATTGGTTGGGGATGATTATGCCCCCATTACTGACAAGCGCAGTGAACGCTTGCAATTGCGCCTAGAAGTTGAAGGCGATCGCCTCAGCTTCTATCGGGAAGATACCGGCGAAAAACTACTCGTCTCCGACGAGCTGGTTTTGGCCCTGCAAGAAGCCACTGCTGCAAAGGTAGAAACACAGCAGCAACTGGAAGCCACTCAGCAAGCACTAGAACAAGAACTTCAGCAGCGAGCGGAAACGGAAGCACTGCTCGATCGCTATCGCCAACAGTTTGGAGACTTACCTGAAGAGTAA
- a CDS encoding IS1182 family transposase: MQGRIDWKYALSLELDDPGIDASVLSEFRQRLVRGGVEQQLLDKLLARAQERGWIEAGGAQRTDSTHVEAALRRLHRLELIGETLRAALNSLAVLVPEWLSVLLSPDWFERYSCRVEDYRFPQDKQERHQMMLRFGTDGHRLLSAIYADPTGPDWLGQVPAVEGSPQVWIQQFYLDAEQRLHLREQAQGQPPSGGRIGSPYELEARFSRKRQTEWVGYKVHLTEICEAHQPHLITHVETTRATTADSKLTQSIHQALQDKELCPQEHLVDTAYIDAPLSIDTQQVYNIELLGPVLPDSSWQARTPQGLDITHFEIDWTQQQARCPPGHLSSTWELERDQRGQQRVKIRFPAQVCQACPLKAQCTRSQKNGRSLSVRPQAQHLALQQARDTQQSEEFKQRYAARAGIEGTLSQAVSFGLRRCRYKGIAKTHLQHVITATAINVVRLINWLHEQPFAQTRTSHFAQLANTP; this comes from the coding sequence GTGCAGGGGCGTATTGATTGGAAATATGCCTTGAGTCTGGAGTTAGACGATCCCGGCATTGATGCTTCAGTGCTGAGCGAATTTCGCCAACGATTAGTGCGTGGCGGTGTGGAACAACAACTGCTCGATAAGTTGCTGGCTCGCGCTCAGGAACGTGGCTGGATTGAAGCAGGAGGAGCCCAACGAACTGACTCAACCCACGTTGAGGCTGCCCTTCGGAGGCTGCATCGGCTAGAGCTGATTGGCGAGACGTTACGAGCCGCCCTCAATAGTTTGGCGGTGTTAGTCCCAGAGTGGTTGAGTGTGCTGCTCAGCCCAGATTGGTTCGAGCGCTATAGTTGCCGGGTGGAAGATTACCGATTCCCTCAAGACAAGCAGGAACGTCATCAGATGATGCTGAGGTTCGGAACAGATGGGCATCGACTTCTCAGTGCCATCTATGCTGACCCAACAGGGCCGGATTGGCTCGGCCAAGTCCCGGCAGTGGAGGGGTCACCACAGGTGTGGATTCAACAGTTTTATCTCGATGCCGAGCAGCGCTTGCATCTGCGCGAACAAGCTCAAGGGCAACCACCTAGCGGAGGGCGGATTGGCTCTCCCTATGAGCTGGAGGCTCGTTTCAGTCGCAAACGCCAGACCGAATGGGTGGGCTACAAAGTCCATCTCACCGAAATCTGCGAGGCCCATCAGCCCCACTTGATTACCCATGTAGAAACCACCAGGGCAACCACAGCTGATAGCAAGCTCACCCAATCGATTCATCAAGCCCTACAGGACAAAGAACTCTGTCCGCAGGAGCATCTCGTCGATACCGCCTACATAGATGCCCCCCTGTCGATCGACACTCAACAGGTGTACAACATTGAGCTGCTGGGGCCGGTCTTGCCGGACAGTAGCTGGCAAGCTCGCACTCCCCAAGGACTCGATATCACTCACTTTGAAATTGATTGGACCCAGCAGCAAGCTCGCTGTCCACCCGGCCATCTCAGTTCAACTTGGGAACTTGAGCGCGACCAACGGGGGCAGCAGAGGGTGAAAATTCGCTTTCCCGCTCAAGTCTGTCAGGCTTGTCCCCTCAAAGCTCAATGCACCCGTTCTCAAAAAAATGGACGCTCTCTCTCTGTGCGGCCCCAAGCCCAACACCTTGCCTTACAACAAGCCCGAGACACACAACAATCCGAGGAGTTTAAGCAGCGCTATGCAGCTCGCGCTGGGATTGAAGGCACTCTCTCTCAAGCGGTCTCATTTGGACTGCGACGCTGTCGTTATAAGGGCATCGCCAAAACCCACTTGCAACACGTCATAACTGCCACCGCTATAAATGTCGTACGCTTAATCAATTGGTTACACGAACAGCCCTTTGCTCAGACTCGAACCTCTCACTTTGCACAATTGGCCAATACTCCATAG
- the phnD gene encoding phosphonate ABC transporter substrate-binding protein: MFKLSFSSTVALAAVAIGGLVACGSLSTTSQNEIVELDFGILSTETQASQKPLWEPFVEAIGQCVGLPVNAVYATQYSGLIEAMRFGDLELAWYGGKSYIEAARIAGAEAFAQTVSADGSRGYYGHLITYKDHPMLEEIDLEAQNGDEYVIANASELAFAFIDPNSTSGFLVPSYYVFGQNGVNPNTAFENLIFAGNHEAATLSVANAHLDVAATNSEALQRIALANPEILEKIQIIWTSPIIPGEPIAYRQDLPEDLKATIRTCFHNFDDPSILNPLQWSALEPADDSRWDTIRELDLAKQILEVENSATREEVKARQLAELNAELEALGQK; encoded by the coding sequence ATGTTTAAGCTATCTTTTTCCTCAACGGTTGCACTGGCTGCAGTAGCGATCGGGGGCTTAGTCGCTTGCGGTTCTCTATCGACCACCAGCCAGAATGAAATTGTCGAATTGGACTTTGGCATTCTGTCTACCGAGACTCAAGCTAGCCAAAAGCCTCTGTGGGAACCCTTTGTGGAGGCGATCGGGCAGTGTGTCGGTTTGCCCGTCAATGCTGTCTACGCCACCCAATACTCCGGCCTAATTGAGGCTATGCGGTTTGGCGATCTCGAGCTGGCTTGGTATGGGGGCAAATCCTATATTGAAGCAGCGAGGATCGCAGGGGCCGAGGCATTTGCCCAAACAGTCTCGGCGGATGGCTCGCGCGGTTATTACGGCCACCTGATTACCTATAAAGACCACCCCATGCTTGAGGAGATCGACCTAGAGGCTCAAAATGGCGATGAATATGTGATTGCCAACGCCTCCGAGCTCGCGTTTGCCTTTATCGATCCCAATTCCACCTCCGGTTTTTTGGTGCCCAGCTACTATGTCTTCGGGCAGAATGGCGTGAACCCCAACACCGCTTTCGAAAACCTGATTTTTGCAGGCAATCACGAGGCTGCCACCCTATCGGTAGCGAATGCCCATTTGGACGTTGCCGCCACCAATAGCGAGGCTCTGCAGCGGATTGCCCTAGCGAATCCAGAAATCCTAGAGAAAATTCAAATTATTTGGACTTCCCCGATCATTCCCGGCGAACCGATCGCCTACCGCCAAGATCTGCCAGAGGATCTCAAAGCCACCATTCGGACGTGCTTTCACAATTTTGATGACCCATCAATTCTCAACCCGTTGCAGTGGTCGGCCTTAGAACCTGCAGACGACAGTCGTTGGGACACCATTCGCGAGTTGGATCTCGCCAAACAGATTCTCGAAGTGGAAAACAGCGCTACCCGCGAGGAGGTCAAAGCCCGCCAGTTGGCCGAACTCAATGCCGAATTGGAGGCACTGGGACAAAAGTAA
- the gatA gene encoding Asp-tRNA(Asn)/Glu-tRNA(Gln) amidotransferase subunit GatA, with the protein MSVIRTLQTQLQQGDRTAVDIAREYLERTQQLESKLKSFLTLTEEKALEQAAAVDDRLQAGEELSPLAGIPIAIKDNMCTKGIATTCASHILAGFIPPYESTVTQKLNAAGAVMVGKTNLDEFAMGSSTENSAMQLTANPWDLDCVPGGSSGGSAAAVSADQAVISLGSDTGGSIRQPASFCGVVGMKPTYGLVSRYGLVAFASSLDQIGPFARTVEDAALLLQAIAGRDPMDATSLDVEIPDYAAALKPEIAGLRIGVIKDLMGEGCEEDVKELVQRAIATYEELGAEIVEVECPTFKYGLSTYYIIAPSEASANLARYDGVKYGLREEADSLIGMYAKTRERGFGAEVKRRIAIGTYALSAGYYDAYYLKAQKVRTLIKRDFEAAFAKADVLLSPTSPSVAFKAGAKVGDPLSMYLSDLMTIPVNLAGLPGLSLPCGFSQGLPVGLQLIGKALGEMQLFQAAYAYEQATDWHKQRPPIAIA; encoded by the coding sequence ATGTCCGTCATTCGCACCCTTCAGACCCAATTACAGCAGGGCGATCGCACTGCTGTCGACATTGCGCGGGAGTATCTGGAGCGGACCCAACAGCTAGAATCCAAACTCAAAAGCTTTCTTACCCTGACTGAGGAAAAAGCCCTAGAGCAGGCTGCCGCCGTGGACGATCGCCTCCAAGCCGGTGAAGAGCTAAGTCCTCTGGCAGGCATCCCCATCGCCATCAAAGACAATATGTGTACCAAAGGCATCGCCACCACCTGTGCCTCCCACATTTTGGCCGGATTTATCCCCCCCTACGAATCAACTGTGACCCAGAAGCTAAACGCGGCGGGGGCGGTGATGGTGGGCAAAACCAATTTGGACGAGTTTGCGATGGGCAGCTCGACAGAAAACTCAGCAATGCAGTTAACGGCGAATCCGTGGGATTTGGACTGCGTGCCGGGAGGCTCTTCTGGGGGCTCGGCAGCAGCAGTCTCGGCGGATCAAGCTGTTATTTCCTTGGGCTCCGATACGGGGGGGTCGATTCGGCAACCGGCCTCGTTCTGCGGCGTAGTCGGCATGAAGCCCACCTATGGCTTGGTGTCTCGCTACGGCTTGGTGGCATTTGCCTCCTCCCTCGACCAAATTGGCCCGTTTGCCCGCACAGTGGAGGATGCGGCGCTGTTATTACAGGCGATCGCCGGTCGCGACCCGATGGATGCCACCAGTCTCGATGTGGAAATTCCCGATTATGCAGCGGCGCTAAAGCCCGAGATTGCAGGGCTGCGGATTGGGGTGATTAAAGATTTGATGGGGGAGGGCTGCGAAGAGGATGTGAAGGAGCTAGTGCAGAGGGCGATCGCCACCTACGAGGAACTCGGTGCCGAGATCGTAGAAGTGGAATGTCCCACCTTTAAGTACGGTCTATCGACCTACTACATCATTGCTCCCTCCGAGGCGTCAGCTAATTTAGCTCGCTATGACGGGGTCAAGTATGGCCTTAGAGAAGAGGCGGATTCGCTGATCGGTATGTATGCCAAGACTCGCGAGCGCGGTTTTGGGGCAGAAGTGAAGCGCCGCATCGCGATCGGTACCTACGCGCTATCAGCAGGATATTACGATGCCTACTACCTCAAGGCACAAAAGGTACGGACGCTGATTAAGCGGGATTTTGAGGCAGCCTTTGCAAAAGCAGATGTCTTGTTGAGCCCCACTTCTCCCTCGGTGGCTTTTAAGGCGGGAGCTAAGGTGGGTGACCCACTGAGTATGTACCTGTCCGATTTAATGACGATTCCGGTCAACTTAGCGGGCTTGCCGGGACTGAGCCTGCCTTGTGGCTTTTCACAGGGGCTCCCCGTTGGCCTGCAGTTAATTGGCAAGGCGCTGGGCGAGATGCAGTTATTTCAGGCGGCCTATGCTTACGAGCAAGCTACTGACTGGCACAAGCAGCGACCGCCGATCGCGATCGCATAG
- a CDS encoding carboxylesterase produces the protein MVEIALKNKPFLLNGTTDRACLLLHGLGGGVYEIQLLGEVLHRQGWTVRGIAYPGHDRPAPKMPRSTWQQWFESILTAYLSLANTHDSVSVVGFSTGCPLALYLAASHPVDRLVLLSPYLKIRYEWYFGLPLEVYVRTLGYVIEDIPRFRLPIRDRHMEAAARSVAFFQTFNMAAVRSAIQLIEDYAKPVIPKISNPIAIVQSKRDSVVAPAGADYIYRNVASADKELTWLTESDHIITLDLERQQVFDKVGTFLAQGH, from the coding sequence ATGGTCGAGATCGCCCTCAAAAACAAACCCTTTTTACTCAACGGAACCACCGATCGCGCCTGTCTGCTCCTGCACGGTCTAGGTGGTGGAGTCTACGAAATACAGCTACTGGGAGAGGTCTTGCACCGACAAGGGTGGACTGTGCGGGGAATTGCCTATCCCGGCCACGATCGCCCCGCCCCCAAAATGCCGCGCTCGACCTGGCAGCAATGGTTTGAAAGCATCCTCACCGCCTATCTATCTCTTGCCAATACCCACGATTCCGTCTCGGTTGTTGGATTCTCTACAGGCTGTCCGCTGGCCTTATATCTAGCCGCTTCCCATCCCGTCGATCGCCTCGTGCTGCTTTCCCCCTACCTCAAAATTCGTTACGAGTGGTATTTCGGCTTGCCGTTGGAGGTTTACGTTCGCACCCTCGGATATGTCATCGAAGATATTCCTCGCTTTCGCCTGCCCATTCGCGATCGCCACATGGAAGCCGCTGCCCGCAGTGTCGCGTTTTTTCAAACCTTCAACATGGCTGCAGTGCGCAGTGCCATCCAGTTAATTGAAGACTATGCCAAACCTGTTATTCCGAAGATTTCTAACCCCATTGCGATCGTGCAATCCAAGCGGGATTCAGTCGTGGCCCCTGCTGGAGCTGACTATATTTACCGGAATGTTGCATCCGCCGATAAAGAGCTGACTTGGCTGACGGAATCGGACCATATCATTACGCTCGATCTAGAACGCCAGCAGGTGTTCGATAAAGTGGGAACGTTTTTAGCACAAGGGCACTAG
- a CDS encoding NAD(P)H-quinone oxidoreductase subunit M, producing the protein MLKCTTRHVYIFAGEVVDNALVPSEERLTLDVDPDNELSWNDASLQKVFRKFDELVAAYKGRDLTDYNLRRIGSDLEHYIRALLQQGEISYNLNGRSLNYSMGFPQVPLENVTDQYIPPEH; encoded by the coding sequence ATGCTCAAATGCACCACTCGCCACGTTTATATCTTTGCGGGCGAGGTCGTAGATAACGCACTGGTCCCCAGCGAAGAGCGCTTGACGCTCGATGTCGATCCCGATAACGAACTCAGTTGGAACGATGCTTCACTGCAGAAGGTATTTCGCAAGTTTGACGAGCTGGTCGCAGCCTACAAGGGTCGAGACTTGACGGATTACAATTTGCGCCGCATCGGCTCGGACCTGGAGCACTACATCCGCGCCCTTCTCCAGCAAGGGGAAATTAGCTACAACCTCAACGGCCGCTCGCTCAACTACAGTATGGGCTTCCCACAAGTCCCCCTTGAGAATGTCACCGACCAATACATTCCCCCAGAACACTGA